One window of Desulfarculus baarsii DSM 2075 genomic DNA carries:
- a CDS encoding HEAT repeat domain-containing protein → MADNLEKIVLDALDAEEPNILRAACLLSGSMGLKEAERGLIKALGHKAWQIQAEAAKSLGLLLLPGALPFLRRLLKASDADLRQKVLAAAAGAKEPPSEAGDETHPEVRKAAAVAISRIQPGVAQEALRAALASGQANLMGAAMSGLANLEVTDIAQNVIELTANEDVAVRRAAAACLGRLREIKAVPRLVQLLQDSDAGVRKEAVIALNHIKSRDALAPLAACLDDNDAEVRRVTAIALGNTRLRLNEIVQPLIHALRDRDASVRQAALMALSNIKAPEALEAAASLLADTHDEVRKQAGATTVVLAFAKERPEYDPGHI, encoded by the coding sequence ATGGCGGATAATCTGGAAAAAATCGTCCTCGACGCCCTCGACGCCGAGGAACCCAACATCCTGCGGGCGGCCTGCCTGCTCAGCGGCTCCATGGGCCTCAAGGAGGCCGAGCGTGGCCTGATCAAGGCCCTGGGCCACAAGGCCTGGCAGATCCAGGCCGAGGCGGCCAAGTCGCTGGGCCTGCTGCTGCTGCCGGGGGCGTTGCCGTTTTTGCGGCGCTTGCTCAAGGCATCCGACGCCGATCTGCGCCAGAAAGTCCTGGCCGCCGCCGCCGGGGCCAAGGAGCCGCCCTCCGAGGCCGGCGACGAGACCCACCCCGAGGTGCGTAAGGCCGCCGCCGTGGCTATCAGCCGCATCCAGCCCGGCGTGGCCCAGGAGGCCCTGCGGGCGGCCCTGGCCAGCGGTCAGGCCAACCTGATGGGCGCGGCCATGAGCGGCCTGGCCAACCTGGAAGTGACCGATATCGCCCAAAACGTCATCGAGCTGACGGCCAACGAAGACGTGGCCGTGCGCCGCGCCGCCGCGGCCTGCCTGGGCCGCCTGCGCGAGATCAAGGCCGTGCCGCGCCTGGTGCAGCTGCTGCAAGACTCCGACGCCGGCGTGCGCAAGGAAGCCGTCATCGCCCTCAACCACATCAAGAGCCGCGACGCCCTGGCCCCCCTGGCCGCCTGCCTGGACGACAACGACGCCGAGGTGCGCCGCGTGACGGCCATAGCCCTGGGCAACACCCGCCTGCGCCTGAACGAGATCGTCCAACCCCTGATCCACGCGCTCAGGGACCGCGACGCCTCGGTGCGCCAGGCCGCCTTGATGGCCCTGTCCAACATCAAGGCCCCCGAGGCCCTGGAGGCCGCCGCCAGCCTGCTGGCCGACACCCATGACGAGGTGCGCAAGCAGGCCGGGGCCACCACCGTGGTGCTGGCCTTCGCCAAGGAACGCCCCGAGTACGACCCCGGCCACATTTAG